CGGAACGGGACGAAATCGTCACCGAGACGCGACGGCGCAAGCGGGTTCATGATGCGGTTGCTGCAGAATTGCGCCAGGCGTTTCGAATGCTGAAGAAGGAACCACACGCACAAGGCCTGAGCCTCGCTGACATGCAGGGCCGCACCGGGATGAGCCGGTCGGCTATTTCGCGTCTGGAAAACGACGAGTCGGCGAACCCGACGATCGAAACCCTCATACGCTACGCCGAAGCTCTCGGAAAAGAACTCGCCATCACGCTGACGGACAGAACGAGCTAGCCACGACGACCGTTCGCACGACGTATTTCGAAAAAAGACGGTACTGAGCGTGAGGGCGAGAAACGCGACATGGCAGGTTTACTCGGGTGGGATCGTATAGCACAATCTCACCACGAAGAAGGAGCTCGCGATGCAAAGCTTTTTCGCTCAGGGAATCGTCGCCCCCGTGGCGGTGGCAGACCTTCACTCAGGGTCACCGGAACACCTTCGATTTTCATCAACGGGCGAAAGTGGTGGGTGTTCCCCGCGGAGATCGTCGAGCACATCGCGCCCGAATCGGACGGGCTATCGCATGCACTGTCTCGCGCTCGCGCTGCTGCTCTCGTCCACGAGCGTGATGGCGCTCGCGCAGGAGAAAACCCTCATCGCCGTCGTCGGCGGGACGACCTTCGGCTACCCTCCCGACTTCGCCAAGGGTCTCGCCGAGGAAGAAGGCTCGTTCACCATCGAGACCCGCGTCGGCGAAAGTCCGCCCATCTATCGAATGCGCTACAAGGGCGTACCGTTCTATTACATCCGGGCCCACGGGCGAGCGCCGAACACGGAGTCGAAGATCATCGCACCCACCGGTGAGGAGTACGTCAAGACCTGGGTCGCGATCTACGACCTCGGAGTCCAGTACGCGCTCGGAGGCGCGACCGCGGGTGCTATCAACACGGGCTATGATTTCGACGATCTGGTCGTCGTCGACGACTTCATCTTGATGGGAAACCAAAGGCCTCAAAGTGTTCTCGCGGAAGCCGGCATCGTTCGCGACAATCTTTTTGCGAGCTTCGCGGTGCCGTTTTGCCCCGACCTCCGCCGCCTGCTCATCGAGGAATCGAACAAGAGCTACCGCGGCCGGGTCCATGCCTCGGGCGTCGTCATCCAGGACGATCCCATGCGCTTCGAGACACCCGCGGAGATTCGCATGATGCGCGGCCTGGGAGGCGATATGGTCTCGCACAACGTCGTCACCGAGGCGGTGTACGCGCGTCAGCTCGGCATTCACTTCGCGGTCTTGAACTCGATCTCGAATCCGGCGACCGGTGTGAAGCCCTATACCTATGAAGACATGCAGGACAGCGTCGCCCGCATCGCCGCGGGTGCCGTGCCGGTGGTGCTCGAAGTGATCGCGAAAATCCCAGAGCTCGAGCACACCTGTGGCTACGGATGCACTGGTGAGCCGTACGAGGGTTCTTACACGAGCAAGACGAAGAAGCTTTCCCTCCTCGGGCGCGATCGGTGACCGCGCGTCATTGTCTTGGCGGCACCTCCTCGCCCCGGATGTAAACCTTCGAAACGTTCCGGGTAGCGCGAATGTCACTCGCGGGGTCGCCATCGACGACGAGGAAGCTTGCTTCGCTCCCCGGCGCGATGACCCCCGCGTTCCGGAGCCCGAGAATCTCTCCGCCTACCGTCGTGCCCGCTTCGATCGCCTGGACCGGCGTGAGTCCGGCATCCACCATGAGCTCGAGCTCCCGATGCTCGAAGTAGCCGGGAAAACGATTCGGCGTTCCCGAGTCCGTCCCGAGCGCGATGCGAACCCCTCCGTCAGCTAGCTTTTTCACGTTCTCGAGGGCAATGCGGTACTGCTCGCGCGCCGCGTCGAGTCCCGCGCTCGAGCGCTGCGATTCAACGAAAGCGTCACTCTTCAGGGTCTCGACGACCGACGCCGAGACCGAGCGCGCCATTGCCGCCTCACCCACCCACGCCGGCGCATCGGCATAGGCGAAACCAGCCTCGTGGGCGACCAGGGTCGGGACGTAGAACACATTCCGCTCGCGCATGGCCGCGACGAGTGCATCGTCGACCACCTCGTCCCGAATGCTGTGGGCGAGAGCCGATACGCCCGACTCGACGAGTCCTTTCGCGTCTTCGAGGTAGAAGACGTGGGCCAGGACGGGAACCCCGCTCTGGCTCGCTTCATCGATCGCGGCGCGGTAGAGATCGGGAGCGATCTTGGGAACGCTTCCTCCCGCGTCGTCGACCCAGATCTTGATGGCGTCGGCTTTCTTCTCGACCATTGCGCGAACCGCGGCGCGTGCTTCTTCTTCCGTCGCGACCTGCTGGGGAACCTCCGCAATCGGAGCGATGACCGTCGGCCAGCCCCCGACCGACGTCACACCACGCCCAACCGTGAAAAGACGGGCACCCCCCAGGCTTCCCTGGCGCTGCTCCTCACGAATCTGGAAGGCGGTCTCTCCGGCGTCGGTTCCCAGCACGAGGACCGATCCCACGCCGTAGCTGAGGTGCGTGTCGAGGTCCGCGACGATGGACTCGCGGGAATAGTTCTCGGCCGCCATTACGTTGTCGACGAGGTACCCCAGATGAACGTGGAGCGAGTTGAGAAGAGGCATGACCGTGCGACCGGAAAGGTCGACCATCTGAGCGCCCGTTGGCGGCTCGAGGGCCGAGGCCTCTCCAGCGGCCACGATCTCGCCGTTATCGACGACCATCGCGGCCTCGTGAACGACTCTTTGCGTTTCCCCCGGGATGAGCGTCATCCCGTGAAAGTAGGTTGCGGTCGACGTGGGCTCGGGCGCGCAGGCCCAACCGAGAGCGACGAGAAACAAGAAGGCATACAGACTTTTCATAGCCGCGGATCCTAACAACAAGCCCGAACCGGCAAAAGGGAACCACCCGCGAGAACTGTCGACTGTCTCGCTAGGGAGAGGCCTCCGAGTCGTTTCCCAGCTGTTTCGCCAGGTACGTGAACTCGACCGCTCGCGCTCGCGCTCGCAGTCTCCAGTCGCCCGGGTGCGGCCCACCGGCAAGCTCCCAGTAGTGGCCGCCCTGCTCGTCCTCGAAGTAGTACGCGTCATGGCCGAGCGCTTCGAGCTTGGCGGCGAATCGGCGAGCATGGCCGGGTAGTACACGATCGTCCCAGGTGGAGGTGATGATGAGGGGCGCGGGGTAGCTCTCGTCGCGGCGCAGATTCTGGTAAGGGGAGTAGCCGGCGAGGAAATCCCGCATCTCGGGATCGTCGGGGCGACCGTACTCCGCGGTCCAGCTCGCCCCAGGGGGCAGAAGCGGGAATCGCAGCATGTCGATGAGCGGACCACCCACGACGACGGCCCCGAGCTTTTCCGGGATCTGCTCCATCACGACGGCGACCATGAGGCCGCCGTTGCTCCGTCCCATGATGCCGGTGTGACCGGCCGAGCTGTAGCCGCGCCGATGGAGATCGTCGATCACCGCGTTCATGTCGTCATAAGGTTGCTGGCGGTTCTTCAACATCGCGCCCTGATGCCACGCCGGGCCGCGCTCTCCGCCGCCGCGAAGGTAGGCGTGGACGTAGACACCACCGGGCTCGAGCCAGAGCTTGCCGGGAAGCGGCTCGTAACGCGGAGTGAGGGGGACATCGTAGCCGCCGTAGCCATAAATGAGCGTGGGATGGCTTCCGTCGAGCTCGACCCCTTCGCGCGCGACGACGGTGTAGTGGATGGGGGTTCCGTCGCGGCTCGTCGTCTCGAGGATCGTCGCTTCGAGACCGGTCGCATCGAATTGGGCGGGAGCCTCCGCTATCAGCTCGCGCGTGTCCGGCTTGGGCCCGACGAGCCACAGGCGAGGCGGCTCGAGCGGGCCTTCGGTCGATAGCACCACCGAGCCGGGTGTGGGGCCGGGGCCGCGCAGCGTCACGAAGGCGGAACCTTCCAGGTTGAGCGGCTCGACCGCGAAGCCGTCGCCCTCGCGGGTCACGATCAGGACGCGGCTGCGATAGCCCTCGAGGAGCCCGAGGTAGAGCTGGTCGCCCGAGGAGGTGACCTCGCGCACGGCCTGGTCCGAAGAAGGGGTGTAGACGAGGCGCGCGTCGCGGATCGCCCCGTCCTCGACGAGCGCCTGCCTCGCAATCGCGACGAGGGCGCCGGATGGGAAGGGACCGGTGTCAGCACCCTCGGGCGCCCAGTCCTGGTTGAGGCGGAGCAGCAACGCGTCGCCAAAAGAGCCGTAAACGATCATCCGGCTCGGCAAGGGAAGGCGCTTGCGCTCCCCCTCTGGCCCAACGAGCCAGTACTCGTTCACGAAGAAATCGTCGGGGCGGACGGCGACGAAGCTGCCGGCGCCGGCGGCGCCCACCAGCATGACCCCGAGCCGGGGTCTCTCCGGCTCGACCTCGAAAACGACCTCCGCGTCGGCAACGGGCGTGCCCCTGCGCCACCGGCGCAGGCTCCGCGGGTAGCCCGCGTGCGTCAAGCTGTCCGGACCCCAGTCGGCCGCGACGAGCACGGTGTCGTCGTCCTCCCACCAGACACGCGATTTGAACTCCGGGAGCGCGAAGCCGTCTTCGACGAACTCGCCCCGGTCGACGTCGAACTCACGCACCTCGCTTGCGTCCATGCTCCGCCTCGACAGGTAGACCAGGCAACGAGAGCTCTCCGGCAGGCGGCAGCTCGTGTCGGCGAGGAACCAGGGCTTCCCCTCCTTTTCGGAGAGGAGGTCCAGGTCGATGAGCGTCTCCCAC
This portion of the Vicinamibacteria bacterium genome encodes:
- a CDS encoding prolyl oligopeptidase family serine peptidase; the protein is DPRFARYETEAAAILTDPGRIPFASPMGDHVYNTWQDREHPYGVWRRSPIDAYFAGEPEWETLIDLDLLSEKEGKPWFLADTSCRLPESSRCLVYLSRRSMDASEVREFDVDRGEFVEDGFALPEFKSRVWWEDDDTVLVAADWGPDSLTHAGYPRSLRRWRRGTPVADAEVVFEVEPERPRLGVMLVGAAGAGSFVAVRPDDFFVNEYWLVGPEGERKRLPLPSRMIVYGSFGDALLLRLNQDWAPEGADTGPFPSGALVAIARQALVEDGAIRDARLVYTPSSDQAVREVTSSGDQLYLGLLEGYRSRVLIVTREGDGFAVEPLNLEGSAFVTLRGPGPTPGSVVLSTEGPLEPPRLWLVGPKPDTRELIAEAPAQFDATGLEATILETTSRDGTPIHYTVVAREGVELDGSHPTLIYGYGGYDVPLTPRYEPLPGKLWLEPGGVYVHAYLRGGGERGPAWHQGAMLKNRQQPYDDMNAVIDDLHRRGYSSAGHTGIMGRSNGGLMVAVVMEQIPEKLGAVVVGGPLIDMLRFPLLPPGASWTAEYGRPDDPEMRDFLAGYSPYQNLRRDESYPAPLIITSTWDDRVLPGHARRFAAKLEALGHDAYYFEDEQGGHYWELAGGPHPGDWRLRARARAVEFTYLAKQLGNDSEASP
- a CDS encoding amidohydrolase family protein produces the protein MKSLYAFLFLVALGWACAPEPTSTATYFHGMTLIPGETQRVVHEAAMVVDNGEIVAAGEASALEPPTGAQMVDLSGRTVMPLLNSLHVHLGYLVDNVMAAENYSRESIVADLDTHLSYGVGSVLVLGTDAGETAFQIREEQRQGSLGGARLFTVGRGVTSVGGWPTVIAPIAEVPQQVATEEEARAAVRAMVEKKADAIKIWVDDAGGSVPKIAPDLYRAAIDEASQSGVPVLAHVFYLEDAKGLVESGVSALAHSIRDEVVDDALVAAMRERNVFYVPTLVAHEAGFAYADAPAWVGEAAMARSVSASVVETLKSDAFVESQRSSAGLDAAREQYRIALENVKKLADGGVRIALGTDSGTPNRFPGYFEHRELELMVDAGLTPVQAIEAGTTVGGEILGLRNAGVIAPGSEASFLVVDGDPASDIRATRNVSKVYIRGEEVPPRQ
- a CDS encoding helix-turn-helix transcriptional regulator, translated to MLSSTKRRKYRDLRERIDAERDEIVTETRRRKRVHDAVAAELRQAFRMLKKEPHAQGLSLADMQGRTGMSRSAISRLENDESANPTIETLIRYAEALGKELAITLTDRTS